In Planococcus sp. MB-3u-03, the DNA window ATCATTCCTTGGCAGCAGCTGGCAAGAGAACGCGGCGCTGTCTTGAAATACATCGAGCTCGAAGAAGACGGTACCATCTCGCTTGAAAATGTCCGTGCAGCCATTACCGACCGGACAAAAATTGTGTCGATGGTTTATGTATCCAATGTGCTCGGCACGATGAACCCGGTGAAGGAAGTGGCGAAAATCGCCCACGAACATGGCGCTGTCATGATGGTGGACGGTGCACAGGCTGCGCCTCACTTGAAAATCGATGTCCAGGACTTGGATTGCGACTTCTTCGCATTTTCCGGCCACAAAATGGTCGGCCCGACCGGCATCGGCGTCTTGTATGGCAAAAAGCATTTGCTCGAAGCCATGGAGCCTGTCGAGTTCGGCGGCGAGATGATCGACTTTGTCGGATTATACGATTCGACCTGGAAAGAGTTGCCTTGGAAATTCGAAGGCGGCACGCCGATCATTGCTGGGGCAGTCGGACTGGCTGCGGCCATCGACTTCCTGCAGGAAATCGGATTGGATGAAATCGAAAAACATGAACACCATATGGCAGCCATCGCGATGGACAAGATGTCGGCTATTGAAGGGCTTGAGATTTACGGCCCGAAAGACCCAGCAAAACGTGCAGGGATCGTCACTTTCAATTTGAAAGAAGTCCATCCCCACGATGTAGCGACTGTGCTCGATATGAGCGGCATCGCTGTCAGAGCAGGTCATCACTGCGCACAGCCATTGATGAAATGGCTTGACGTGACAGCGACAGCACGCGCAAGCTTCTATCTTTATAATGACGAATCGGATATCGATCGCCTAGTGGAAGGTTTGCGTTCTGCAAAGGAGTATTTTAGCGATGTCTTTTAATAATTTAGATCAATTATATCGACAAGTGATCATGGACCATTACAAGACGCCCCGCAACAAGGGCGCGCTTGAACAGGACAGTGTCAATATCGAAATGAACAACCCGACTTGCGGCGACAGGATCCAATTGACGCTGCAAGTAGAAGAGGGCATCGTCAAAGACGCCAAATTCGACGGGGAAGGCTGCTCGATTTCCATGGCATCTGCTTCCATGATGACGCAAGCCGTCAAAGGCAAAGATGTAGATACAGCATTGAAGCTGTCCGGAATCTTTTCGGACATGATGCTTGGCAAAGAGTACGACGATTCAGTGGACCTTGGGGATATTGAAGCATTGCAAGGTGTATCTAAATTCCCGGCGCGTATCAAATGCGCGACCTTAGCGTGGAAAGCCATGGAAAAAGGTGTGCACGACGAAGAAAAATCGTAACAGAGAACGGAGGAACGACGATGGCGAAAAAAATGCCGGAAATCGGAGATTATAAATATGGGTTCCATGACAAGGACGTCTCCATCTTCAGATCAAAACGCGGTCTGACGGAAGACATTGTCAGAGAAATTTCGAAGATTAAAGAAGAACCGGAATGGATGCTCGAATCACGCTTGAAAGCGTTGAAACTATTCTATTCCATGCCAATGCCGCAATGGGGCGGAGATTTGAACTCGCTGGATTTTGATGAAATCACGTATTATGTCAAACCTTCTGAAGCGAGCCAGACTTCATGGGATGAAGTTCCTGAAGAAATCAAGCGTACGTTTGATAAACTGGGCATTCCTGAAGCTGAACAGAAGTACCTTGCAGGTGTCTCTGCACAGTACGAATCCGAAGTTGTTTACCACAACATGAAAGAAGATTTGGAAGAGATGGGCATCATCTTTAAAGATACTGATGCAGCACTTCGTGAAAATGAAGACCTCTTCAGAGAAAACTTCCAGACAGTCATTCCAGCAGCAGACAATAAATTCTCTGCTTTGAACACGGCTGTTTGGTCGGGTGGTTCATTCATCTATGTACCGCCAGGCATCAAAGTGGAATCGCCACTGCAAGCCTATTTCCGCATCAACTCGGAAAACATGGGCCAATTCGAACGTACGATGATCATCGTCGACGAAGGCGCAAGCGTCCATTACGTAGAAGGCTGTACAGCTCCTGTCTACACGACGAACTCACTGCACTCTGCAGTTGTTGAAATCATCGTGAAAAAAGATGCTTATTGCCGCTATACAACAATCCAAAACTGGGCGAATAACGTATACAACCTGGTAACGAAACGTGCTTTCGTAGATGCAAACGGCACGATGGAATGGATCGATGGCAACATCGGTTCGAAATTGACGATGAAATACCCTGCAGTCTTCCTTAAAGGCGAAGGCGCACGCGGCATGACATTGTCGATTGCGATCGCCGGCAAAGGCCAGCACCAGGATGCAGGCGCGAAAATGATCCACTTGGCGCCGAATACATCTTCATCGATCGTTTCCAAATCGATTTCGAAACAAGGCGGGAAAGTTTCTTACCGCGGAATCGTGCACTTCGGCCGCAAAGCGGACGGCGCACGTTCGAACATCGAATGCGATACGTTGATCATGGACAACCAGTCGACATCCGATACAATTCCTTACAACGAGATCATGAACGATAACGTTTCGCTTGAACACGAAGCGAAAGTATCGAAAGTCTCTGAAGAGCAATTGTTCTATCTGATGAGCCGTGGCGTTTCTGAACAGGAAGCGACAGAAATGATCGTCATGGGCTTCATCGAGCCATTCACTAAAGAATTGCCGATGGAGTATGCAGTCGAAATGAACCGTCTCATCAAGTTCGAGATGGAAGGTTCAATCGGTTAATCAATCAATCAATCCCCGGCATGGAAAATGCCGGGGATTTTTTATGCCGGTTAGGAGGAGTGGATTTCCTCATTTGTATAAATTTCGTTTTACTGTTTTTCCTAAGGGTATACAAAGGATGAAGCAAAAAATTGAGGAGGGATTTTTCTAATGAGCCAAACTTTTGATGCATTAAAAGAGAAAATCAGCAACGCTGACATGGGAGAAGCGAAAGAAATCATCACTCAAGTCAAGCAAGCATACGACGACGGCAAAATCGATGAAAACGAAAAGAACGAATTGATGGAACTCGCTAAATCCAAAATCGGCGGCGGCGGGCTCGGCGGGTTGTTCTAAGAGCCTGCAGCCCAATTAAAAAAATAAGCTTTGGCGTCTCTTCATGGATGCCGAAGCTTATTTTTTTATGTGTTTTAGAGCTTCCCGCTTGCTCAGTGGCTGAAGCGTATGGGCAGAGACGAAGTCCAAGACCCACATGGGATCGGTTTTTGCGTATTCCCTCAAAGCCCAGCCGATGGATTTTTGGATGAAGAATTCGCGGGATTCGGCATGTAGAGAGATGATGGAGCCGAGCATTTCCGTGTCGGTGCGTTGCTTGAATTTCAGTTGGTGCAAAATTGCAGCGCGCTGGGTCCATAAGTTTTCTGCATGTGCCCACTCAACAAGGAGCGGTGCAGTGGTTGTTCGGTCAAGCAACACAATATGACCGACGAGTTTGGGGGCGATGGCATCAACACTGTCCCACCAGGAATTGGATTCGACCAGCAGGCGCAAAAACGGCAAGTCGTCTGGAGTCAGTTCCTTTTTTGCTTGTTCCAGCAATTCGATGGCTGCGTAATGAAATTCGCGTTCCGGCAGTGCGTACAGTGCTTGGACAATGGACTTCAATTGTGCTTTTTCAGGGAGGAGATATGTGGATAGCTGCTCTTTCATTAACGCAGTACGCAGAGGTTTCTGGATTCCTAAAAATGGGAAGTTGTGTTTCATATAAGCGGCCATCGGAGCGGCAAGCTCCGGGTTGCGATGGTCCTCAAAGCTTGAGATAAGAGCCTCTGTGTTCCATGGTTTTTTCATTTCCAAAAACCTCCTAAAGAATGGCTTGATATGTGATTGTAACCATGTGCGAAATAGGGAGCTTCGCCTGGCGTGCTTCAGCGAATCTCAAAAAGGACGCCTGTTTTGTTCTATGCTATCATAAAATAATAACGAAAATGGAGGCAGGGCGATGATTTATGTTGGATTGACGGGCTGGGGAGATCATCCAGATGTGTATAGCCCCGGGTCGAAACAAAAAGATAAATTGGTCGATTACAGTGCGCATTTTCCGATTGTGGAACTGGATTCTTCATTTTATGCAGTCCAGCCTGAGCGCAATATCAGCAAATGGATTCGCGAGACGCCGGACAATTTCCAGTTCGTCGTAAAAGCTTATCAAGGCATGACCGGGCATCAGCGCGGGGAGAATCCATTCGCCACCCGCGAGGAGATGTTCGAAGCTTACAGGTTGTCTGTCAGGCCGCTTAAAGAAGCAGGGAAGCTAGCCATGGTGCTATTGCAATTTCCACCCTGGTTCGACTGCCAGAAAGATCATGTCGATGAAATACGCGCGATCATCGCGGAGCTGCAAGAATTTGACTTGGCGATCGAATTCCGCCATCAGTCATGGTATGCGGACAGCATGAAAGAAAAGACGCTGGAATTTCTTCGCGAACATGGATTGATCCATTCGGTCTGCGATGAGCCGCAGGCAGGGGATGGCTCCATTCCGCTTGTCCCCGAGTCCAGCCGCAAAGACAAAGTGCTGCTGCGTCTGCACGGGCGCAATGTCCACGGCTGGCTGAATCCCGGAAATGCCGAAAAATGGCGGGAAGTGCGCTATCTATACGATTATAACCGTGAGGAACTAGAAGAGATCAGCCGGGCCGTGAAGCGTCTTGAACGACAGGCAGAGCAGGTATATGTGATTTTCAACAATAATTCAGGCGGGCATGCAGCGGGCGATGCGAAACAGTTCCAGGAATTGAACGATTTGCATTTTGAAGGATTATCCCCGAAACAACTTGACCTGTTCGAAGGCGGGTTCTGATGGTATTTGTGATCCTTCTAGTGACCGGGCTTGCTTCAGGGGTCGTCGGAGCGCTCATCGGCCTTGGCGGAGGCGTCATCTTGGTGCCTGTGCTGCTGTTCCTCAGCTCTTCAGTCAGCTTGTTTCCAGACTTATCCCCTCAACAGATTGTCGGGCTTTCGGTCGTCATGATGATTTTCACCGGTTTGTCTTCGACGATTGCCTACATGAAAGTGGGCACTGTCGATTACCGGAGCGGTTTCATTTTCTTTCTCGGCAGTGCGCCGGGCACGATTTTAGGCGCCCTCGTCAACCGCAGTCTGGATGTGCCGTCCTTTCAATTATATTTCGGCCTGCTGTTGGTGTGCTTATCGCTGCTCCTGTTGCTCCGGGATCGCTTGAAGGCGGTGAGCTGGTTTGTCGATAACGGCAAAAAGCAAAGTTTCTATGACCGCAAAACCGATCAGGAATACGTCTACGGCTATCCGATATGGTTCGCGCTCGCATTGACCTTCTTCATCGGCTTTGCATCCGGGCTATTCGGTATCGGCGGCGGTTCGATCCTCGTTCCCGCCATGATCCTGTTATTTTTATTTCCGCCTCACGTAGCCGTTGGAACGTCGATGCTGATGGTCTTCCTGTCGGCCATCGTCAATTCCATCACGCATATTTCGCTCGGCAATGTCCCGTGGATCTATACCTTGGCCATCATCCCCTCAGCATATATCGGAGCGAAGATCGGGGCGAGGCTGAACCGCAGCATCAAATCCGAGACTCTGGTTGTCGTGCTGCGGCTCGCATTATTATTACTCGGGCTCCGCTCGATTTACGAAGGAATTTTCAGTTCATAATGAGGTGTTTGACATGAGTGAAATCATCCATATTTATCATACGAACGATCTGCATAGCCATTTTGCGCACTGGCCCCGCATCAAATCCTTGCTGACGGAGCGCAGGCGCTGGCACGAAGAAGCGGGCGATGTGTGTTTGGTTCTCGATATTGGGGACCACGCTGACCGTTCGCACCCTTTTACGGAAGGCACAGCCGGCAAAGGCAATGTCCAGCTGCTCAATGAAGCAGGTTATGATGCAGTGACCATCGGCAATAACGAGGGGATTACGCTGTCCAAAGCAGAACTGGACGAATTATATGTGCAGGCTGATTTTTCTGTCGTGGTCGCTAATTTATTCGACTTAGACGGCAAGCAGCCAGAATGGGCAAGCCCGAATCAGATCATCGTAACGAATGATGGCACGAAAATCGGGCTCATCGCTGCAACTGCAGAATTCACCCCGTTTTACCGCCGCCTCGGTTGGCAAGTGACGAGCGGCAGGGAAGCCATCAAACGGGAAGCGACGGAAATCCGCCAATCGGTCGATTTCCTTATCTGCATGTCCCATCTCGGCATTCGGGAAGATGAACTGTTGGCAGCGGAATGCCCCGAACTCGACATCATTTTGGGGGCTCATACCCACCATCTCTTCCATCAAGGAAAAGAAATCGGCGGGACCTTGCTCGGCGCAGCCGGCAAGTTCGGCTATTACATCGGCCATATTGAAATTGATATAAAGACACGCAAGATGACAGCGGAAGTGATCGAGACCGACCAGTTGCCGGAAGCCGATGAAGGGTTCAATGAATACTTGGTCGGCGTCGGCAAGCAGCAAATGGCTGAGACGGTATTTTTCAACGAACAGCATTTGAAAGCTGAATGGTTCAAGCCCTCTCCTATGGCTGAGCTGTTTGGCGATGCACTGGTCTCGTTCGCCTCGGCAGATTGTGGATTGTTCAATGCCGGCATTTTCATGGAAGATATGCCGCAAGGGGAGATGACGCGCTATGATTTCCACCGCATGCTGCCGCATCCGATCAATCCGTGCGTGATCGATCTCAGCGGCGCGGAGCTGAAGGAAATTTACCTCCAATCCTTGAACGAAGACTGGCCGCAGCTCGAGCTCAAAGGCATGGGCTTTCGGGGAGCGGTGTTCGGCCGAATGATCCATAGCGGAATGGCTATGGACGATCATCAATTGATGGTCGGCGGCAAGCCTGCCGACCCAGATCGCATCTACCGGCTGGCGACGCTTGACCTGTTTACATTTGGCTATTTTTCCCGGCATTGAAGCGTGCGCCGAAAAGCTATTTCATGCCTGAGTTCCTGCGTGACGTCTTTGGTGATTATTTTCGCATGAAAACTGTTAAATAGAAGGAACATTCAAAATGGACTGTTAGTTGATTTCAAGTGCTTTTGGGCTATGCTTTTTATGAATTAGATATCGATGGGTAGAGGCTGCAGCCTTCATCAGTAGAATGTGCGAGTTTGACCGCGTAGACCGCATTCGAAAGGGAAGCTTGCCGAAATTACCGTCTCCGGGTCAAGGGCGGCGATTGGGGACATTTCGAACAGGAATGCCACTGTCATTTGCAGTTAACTGCGGATGGAGAGCTACAGGGTTGTTTGATGCTTGTGCACACAGACGAATTGTAGGAAGCCGGTTTATCCATTGGATAAGCCGGCTTTTTGGTCTAAGCCTTACCATCAAAATGAATAGGAGGAAATCTAATTATGGAAAATACAATCTTTTCGATTCTGCCGCCGATTATCGCGATTGCGATGGTGCTGTTGACGCGTCGTGTATTGCTGTCGCTCGGCGTCGGCATCGTAGCGGCTGCGCTTATCCTGACATCGTTTGCCCCGGTTGAGGCAGTGAATGAATTATTCACTTCGTTTGCGGTGATCTTTTGGAACGAAGGCTTTAACGCTTACAATGTCTTCATCATCTTGTTCTTATTGCTGCTAGGGGTCATTACAGCATTCGTCAGCCTGTCTGGAGGCAGCCATGCGTTTGCCGATTGGGCATCTGCGCGCGTGAAAACACGCCGCGGGGCGAAGTTGGTTACCGTATTTCTTGGCATTTTGATTTTCATTGATGATTATTTCAATGCATTGGCCGTTGGGCAAGTTGCACGGCCGATTACGGACCGCTATAAAGTATCATGTGCAAAACTAGCTTATTTCATCGATTCCACTGCTGCACCAATTTGTGTCGTGTCTCCCGTATCCAGCTGGGGAGCTGCGATCATCGGCATCATCGGGACGATCCTGGCTGGACAGACCTTCCTGGATTATTCTGCCCTGGAAGCGTTCCTATGGATGGCACCGATGAACTTCTACGTCATCGCGGCACTTGCCATCGTGTTCTTCGTCGCAATCCGTGATGTGGATTTCGGGGAAATGAAAAAACATGAACGCCTGGCAATTACAGAAGGCCAGTTGTTCAATCCAAATAAAGTGATTCCTGGGGAAATGAAAGAAGATTTCCCGAGCCATTCACACGGCCGCGTCCGCGATTTGCTCTTGCCGATCTTGTTATTGATCGTCGGAACGGTCGCAGCGATGATGTGGACGGGTTATGTAAATGCCGATAGAGTATTTGACATATGGCTCATTTTTGAAAACACGGATGTTCCTTTGTCCTTGCTTGCCGGTGGGTTGATCGGGGCGCTCGCTGCAATCGTCTTGTATGCGATGCAAATCAAGCGCAATGAAGCGGCAGAAGCGCATTGGATCGCCAGAGGCATCTGGGCGGGAATCCAATCGATGGCGGGCGCTGTCTTCATCCTAATCTTTGCCTGGTCGCTAACGTATTTGATTGATGCGTTGGAAACAGGTACTTTCTTGGCTGATGCTGTGGCTCGTGGCAATGTGCCAACGAGTGTCTTGCCGGTCCTATTGTTCTTGTTAGCTGGCGTCATGGCATTTTCGACGGGCACTTCCTGGGGATCGTTTGGGATCTTGCTGCCGATTGCCGGCACGATCATGATTCAGGCAGAACCGGAACTATTGCTTGCTTCCTTTTCGGCTGTATTGGCAGGGGCAGTATTTGGAGATCATTGTTCACCGATCTCGGATACGACGATTTTGTCGTCAACAGGCGCAGGAAGCAATCATATGGACCATGTGGTCACGCAACTTCCGTATGCATTGACTTCTGCAGCGATTGCAGCAGTAGGGTATATCGTCATAGGCTTCACCGGCTCCTTGCCATTGGCTCTTGGAGCGGTGGCCATCACCTTGGCAATACTATTCGTTTTCTGGTCTAAGCGCACAACCTTAATGGAAAAACATGAACAGAACTAAGATTTGAAAGCCGGAGATATTCTATCTCCGGCTTTTTATTATTGTCATAATAGTTTTTTTGAAAAATTTTCAGAAATTATCTTTACTTTGAACAGGGTCCTAGTTATACTAAATTTAGATTCCAAAATAATCTGAATATAAACAAACTTCCTATTTTTCTGTTAAAAAATTGGAAGTTTACAACAAAGGGGGAAGAGAAATGGAACGTTCTACATGGGGAACGAGAGCCGGTTTTATCATGGCGGCGGTCGGTTCAGCAGTAGGTTTAGGGAATATTTGGCGATTCCCGTATGTAGCATATGAAAATGGTGGTGGAGCTTTCTTAATTCCTTATTTGTTCGCACTTTTAACTGCCGGGATTCCAATTTTGATTCTGGAATTCACTATAGGCCATCGTTATCGCGGATCAGCGCCATTGTCATTCTTTAGAATGAGCGGGAAAAAATCTGAATGGCTCGGTTGGTGGGCAATATTCGTTTCGTTCGTCATATCGGTGTATTACGCAGTCATCATTGCTTGGGCAATGCGTTATACCTTGTTTTCATTCAATCAGGCATGGGGAGAGGATACAGAAGCTTTCTTATTCAATGATTTTCTCCAACTAACGGTGTCACCAGGCGAGACGGGGGGAATCGTCTGGGGAATCTTTATTCCGTTAGTTCTTGTTTGGGTCATTACGCTGGGCATCTTGCTTGCAGGCGTTAAAAAAGGAATCGAGATGGCGAACCGGATTTTCATTCCGACTTTGGTCATCATCTTTACCATCATCGTTATCCGTGCGGTTACGCTTGATGGGGCAATGCTCGGACTGGATGCATTCTTCAGCCCGAATTTCGACGCCATAATGGATCCAACCGTGTGGGTTGCGGCCTATGGGCATATTTTCTTCAGTCTATCGATTGCTTTTGCAATCATGATTACTTATTCCAGCTATCTTCCGAAAAAATCGGATATCACTAACAATGCTTTCATTACCGCTTTTGCAAACTCAAGTTTTGAGTTGCTGGCAGGTATCGGGGTGTTTGCGGTACTCGGTTTCATGGCGACCCAATCTGGTGTAGCTGTGGCGGATGTTGCATCAGCTGGCGTAGGGCTCGCTTTTGTGGTGTTCCCGGCAATCATCAATGAATTCCCGGGCATGAACGGGCTGTTCGGTTTCTTGTTCTTCCTATCACTAACACTTGCTGGATTGACATCTCTTATGTCGATCACAGAAACATATGTCGCAGGTTTTACTGAGAAGTTTGGGATTTCACGCAGAAAAGCGGTTGCCTTCGGCGGTGGTCTTGCAGCATTGATTTCAATACTTTTT includes these proteins:
- the sufU gene encoding Fe-S cluster assembly sulfur transfer protein SufU; amino-acid sequence: MSFNNLDQLYRQVIMDHYKTPRNKGALEQDSVNIEMNNPTCGDRIQLTLQVEEGIVKDAKFDGEGCSISMASASMMTQAVKGKDVDTALKLSGIFSDMMLGKEYDDSVDLGDIEALQGVSKFPARIKCATLAWKAMEKGVHDEEKS
- the sufB gene encoding Fe-S cluster assembly protein SufB produces the protein MAKKMPEIGDYKYGFHDKDVSIFRSKRGLTEDIVREISKIKEEPEWMLESRLKALKLFYSMPMPQWGGDLNSLDFDEITYYVKPSEASQTSWDEVPEEIKRTFDKLGIPEAEQKYLAGVSAQYESEVVYHNMKEDLEEMGIIFKDTDAALRENEDLFRENFQTVIPAADNKFSALNTAVWSGGSFIYVPPGIKVESPLQAYFRINSENMGQFERTMIIVDEGASVHYVEGCTAPVYTTNSLHSAVVEIIVKKDAYCRYTTIQNWANNVYNLVTKRAFVDANGTMEWIDGNIGSKLTMKYPAVFLKGEGARGMTLSIAIAGKGQHQDAGAKMIHLAPNTSSSIVSKSISKQGGKVSYRGIVHFGRKADGARSNIECDTLIMDNQSTSDTIPYNEIMNDNVSLEHEAKVSKVSEEQLFYLMSRGVSEQEATEMIVMGFIEPFTKELPMEYAVEMNRLIKFEMEGSIG
- a CDS encoding DNA alkylation repair protein, which produces MKKPWNTEALISSFEDHRNPELAAPMAAYMKHNFPFLGIQKPLRTALMKEQLSTYLLPEKAQLKSIVQALYALPEREFHYAAIELLEQAKKELTPDDLPFLRLLVESNSWWDSVDAIAPKLVGHIVLLDRTTTAPLLVEWAHAENLWTQRAAILHQLKFKQRTDTEMLGSIISLHAESREFFIQKSIGWALREYAKTDPMWVLDFVSAHTLQPLSKREALKHIKK
- a CDS encoding DUF72 domain-containing protein, with amino-acid sequence MIYVGLTGWGDHPDVYSPGSKQKDKLVDYSAHFPIVELDSSFYAVQPERNISKWIRETPDNFQFVVKAYQGMTGHQRGENPFATREEMFEAYRLSVRPLKEAGKLAMVLLQFPPWFDCQKDHVDEIRAIIAELQEFDLAIEFRHQSWYADSMKEKTLEFLREHGLIHSVCDEPQAGDGSIPLVPESSRKDKVLLRLHGRNVHGWLNPGNAEKWREVRYLYDYNREELEEISRAVKRLERQAEQVYVIFNNNSGGHAAGDAKQFQELNDLHFEGLSPKQLDLFEGGF
- a CDS encoding sulfite exporter TauE/SafE family protein; protein product: MVFVILLVTGLASGVVGALIGLGGGVILVPVLLFLSSSVSLFPDLSPQQIVGLSVVMMIFTGLSSTIAYMKVGTVDYRSGFIFFLGSAPGTILGALVNRSLDVPSFQLYFGLLLVCLSLLLLLRDRLKAVSWFVDNGKKQSFYDRKTDQEYVYGYPIWFALALTFFIGFASGLFGIGGGSILVPAMILLFLFPPHVAVGTSMLMVFLSAIVNSITHISLGNVPWIYTLAIIPSAYIGAKIGARLNRSIKSETLVVVLRLALLLLGLRSIYEGIFSS
- a CDS encoding bifunctional metallophosphatase/5'-nucleotidase, with product MSEIIHIYHTNDLHSHFAHWPRIKSLLTERRRWHEEAGDVCLVLDIGDHADRSHPFTEGTAGKGNVQLLNEAGYDAVTIGNNEGITLSKAELDELYVQADFSVVVANLFDLDGKQPEWASPNQIIVTNDGTKIGLIAATAEFTPFYRRLGWQVTSGREAIKREATEIRQSVDFLICMSHLGIREDELLAAECPELDIILGAHTHHLFHQGKEIGGTLLGAAGKFGYYIGHIEIDIKTRKMTAEVIETDQLPEADEGFNEYLVGVGKQQMAETVFFNEQHLKAEWFKPSPMAELFGDALVSFASADCGLFNAGIFMEDMPQGEMTRYDFHRMLPHPINPCVIDLSGAELKEIYLQSLNEDWPQLELKGMGFRGAVFGRMIHSGMAMDDHQLMVGGKPADPDRIYRLATLDLFTFGYFSRH
- a CDS encoding Na+/H+ antiporter NhaC family protein, whose amino-acid sequence is MENTIFSILPPIIAIAMVLLTRRVLLSLGVGIVAAALILTSFAPVEAVNELFTSFAVIFWNEGFNAYNVFIILFLLLLGVITAFVSLSGGSHAFADWASARVKTRRGAKLVTVFLGILIFIDDYFNALAVGQVARPITDRYKVSCAKLAYFIDSTAAPICVVSPVSSWGAAIIGIIGTILAGQTFLDYSALEAFLWMAPMNFYVIAALAIVFFVAIRDVDFGEMKKHERLAITEGQLFNPNKVIPGEMKEDFPSHSHGRVRDLLLPILLLIVGTVAAMMWTGYVNADRVFDIWLIFENTDVPLSLLAGGLIGALAAIVLYAMQIKRNEAAEAHWIARGIWAGIQSMAGAVFILIFAWSLTYLIDALETGTFLADAVARGNVPTSVLPVLLFLLAGVMAFSTGTSWGSFGILLPIAGTIMIQAEPELLLASFSAVLAGAVFGDHCSPISDTTILSSTGAGSNHMDHVVTQLPYALTSAAIAAVGYIVIGFTGSLPLALGAVAITLAILFVFWSKRTTLMEKHEQN
- a CDS encoding sodium-dependent transporter, coding for MERSTWGTRAGFIMAAVGSAVGLGNIWRFPYVAYENGGGAFLIPYLFALLTAGIPILILEFTIGHRYRGSAPLSFFRMSGKKSEWLGWWAIFVSFVISVYYAVIIAWAMRYTLFSFNQAWGEDTEAFLFNDFLQLTVSPGETGGIVWGIFIPLVLVWVITLGILLAGVKKGIEMANRIFIPTLVIIFTIIVIRAVTLDGAMLGLDAFFSPNFDAIMDPTVWVAAYGHIFFSLSIAFAIMITYSSYLPKKSDITNNAFITAFANSSFELLAGIGVFAVLGFMATQSGVAVADVASAGVGLAFVVFPAIINEFPGMNGLFGFLFFLSLTLAGLTSLMSITETYVAGFTEKFGISRRKAVAFGGGLAALISILFATQGGLFFLDIADYYINQFGVAALGLVEVIMVVWILRKTGDLQEHANAISDIRLGGWWKFSLGVITPIVLGYMMFGLLRLNIFQQFETETGNYEGYSNMFTLFGGVAVAAGALLFGILFSLGKWHKNYRYYDEHSEHPAREKE